One region of Alosa alosa isolate M-15738 ecotype Scorff River chromosome 1, AALO_Geno_1.1, whole genome shotgun sequence genomic DNA includes:
- the rab3aa gene encoding RAB3A, member RAS oncogene family, a — translation MASATDARYGQKESADQNFDYMFKILIIGNSSVGKTSFLFRYADDSFTPAFVSTVGIDFKVKTIYRNDKRIKLQIWDTAGQERYRTITTAYYRGAMGFILMYDITNEESFNAVQDWSTQIKTYSWDNAQVLLVGNKCDMEDERIVAGERGRQLAEQLGFEFFETSAKDNINVKQTFERLVDVICDKMSESLDGNDPAVAGVKQGPSLTEQPQRSHSDCAC, via the exons ATGGCCTCAGCTACAGATGCACGCTATGGACAGAAGGAGTCTGCTGACCAAAACTTTGACTACATGTTCAAAATCCTGATCATTGGCAACAGTAGTGTTGGCAAAACCAGCTTCCTGTTCCGCTACGCAGACGACTCTTTCACCCCTGCCTTTGTAAGCACTGTAGGAATTGACTTCAAGGTGAAAACAATCTACAGGAATGACAAGAGAATAAAACTTCAAATTTGG GACACGGCTGGTCAGGAACGGTACAGGACCATCACCACCGCGTACTACAGGGGAGCCATGGGCTTCATCCTCATGTATGACATCACCAATGAGGAGTCCTTCAACGCTGTGCAGGACTG GTCAACCCAGATCAAGACCTACTCTTGGGACAATGCTCAGGTCCTGCTGGTGGGGAACAAGTGTGACATGGAGGACGAGAGGATCGTGGCTGGAGAGAGGGGCAGGCAGCTGGCAGAACAGCTAG GCTTTGAGTTCTTTGAGACCAGTGCCAAGGACAACATCAATGTCAAGCAGACTTTTGAGCGCCTGGTTGATGTCATCTGCGACAAGATGTCGGAGAGCCTCGATGGCAACGACCCCGCGGTCGCAGGGGTCAAGCAAGGCCCAAGTCTCACCGAACAGCCTCAGCGCAGCCATTCGGACTGCGCCTGCTGA